A single genomic interval of Carassius carassius chromosome 24, fCarCar2.1, whole genome shotgun sequence harbors:
- the zgc:136493 gene encoding probable 2-ketogluconate reductase, translating into MEKPCILATTLGAPGGIYKCFSPCIEKHFIIIPYECFVQRKVDFADKIQALFVWGDVIKVDQNLLKSLPNLKAVVNGGVGVDHLDIPLINSFGVKVSNTPHVVDNATADIGMSLMLASARKIVEGYNFSKFRESDDFPESSLGTDVSGATLGIIGMGRIGYKIAKRAQGFEMKILYHNRNRRPESDERAVGATYCASMKELLQRSDFVMVVVNLTPHTHKLIGAKEFAMMKPNCTFINVSRGLVVDQNALVDALQKKMIRAAALDVTYPEPLPRDHPLLSFPNVIVLPHLGTHTVETSQIIVERMVTNALAAVTGGQLPDEVKA; encoded by the exons ATGGAGAAACCATGCATATTAGCTACCACGCTCGGAGCGCCCGGAGGCATTTACAAGTGTTTTTCTCCTTGTATCGAGAAACACTTCATTATAATCCCATATGAGTGCTTTGTACAGAGGAAAGTAGACTTCGCTGACAAAATCCAGGCATTGTTTGTGTGGGGTGACGTTATTAAAGTTGACCAAAACCTGTTAAAATCTTTGCCTAACCTCAAAGCGGTTGTTAATGGTGGGGTGGGAGTAGACCACCTGGATATTCCTCTGATCAATAGCTTTGGAGTCAAAGTTTCCAACACTCCTCATGTGGTGGATAATGCCACTGCGGATATTGGCATGAGTTTGATGTTGGCATCTGCAAGGAAGATAGTTGAAG gaTACAATTTTTCCAAGTTCCGGGAGTCTGATGATTTTCCCGAGTCCTCTCTAGGCACTGATGTTAGCGGGGCCACCCTGGGCATCATCGGCATGGGTAGAATAGGATACAAAATAGCCAAGAGAGCTCAAGGGTTTGAGATGAAAATCCTTTACCACAATAGGAATCGAAG GCCTGAGAGTGATGAGAGAGCTGTTGGGGCCACATATTGTGCAAGCATGAAGGAGCTGTTACAGAGGTCAGACTTCGTCATGGTGGTGGTCAATCTGACCCCTCATACGCACAAACTGATTGGTGCCAAAGAGTTTGCCATGATGAAACCCAATTGCACCTTTATCAACGTTAGCAGAG GCTTGGTAGTGGACCAAAATGCTTTAGTAGATGCTCTTCAGAAGAAAATGATACGAGCTGCTGCCTTAGATGTTACGTATCCTGAACCACTTCCCAG GGATCATCCCCTGCTGTCCTTCCCAAATGTCATCGTCCTGCCCCATTTAGGAACCCACACCGTGGAGACCTCACAGATCATTGTGGAGAGGATGGTGACCAATGCCTTGGCCGCTGTAACTGGAGGCCAGCTTCCTGATGAAGTTAAGGCATAG